From Spirochaetota bacterium:
CGTGAGCAATGTGCTCATGTGTGCCGACATGCGATGGAGCGATGGTATGCCTGTGTTCCGCTCGGGGTGCGAAATGCGGCTTTTCGACTTCATCATGCTTCGCGCCGGCGTGTCGTCGGAGCCGGTATTCGCCGCCGGGCTCGGGTTTGCATTGTTCGGTATCGCGGTAGACTACGGCGTGGCGTTCCATCCGAGCCTCGGCATGACGCACGTTGTTTCGGCCGAATATGCGATAGCCTTTTCGAGCAAAAGCGCCGGGACTACAGGGTACGTTCCATGAGAGAGCGTAATCGCGGACGCCGGCTCTTTCTTGCCGCAATGCTTGCCATAGCGGCGTTGCCGCTTTGCGCGCTCGACTTTTCCGAGGTCATCGAACGCTACGGCGACAGGATATTCTTCGATACGACAGCGGACGACACCGAACGCCGCCGCGTGGAGGCGATGTTCAATACGCCGGTCAATATCAACACGGCCCCGTTCGATGTGCTCATCGATGTGCCGCTTCTTTCCGCAGCGAAGGCCCGTGAGGTGATCAAGCTTCGCGAGAAGAGGCGTATCTTCGCCACCTACGAGCTCGTTGATGCGGATATACTCACCGAGGATGAATATGCCGTCGTGAAGCTTTTCATCACGATGGAGGATGCCCCGCCCGGGGCAGCGATCACCATGTGCGTCGGAACGACGGCCGATGTATCGCTCCGTGCCACGAACGCCGCCGCGGCACTCTGGAAATGCCAGGGGCTCGATATGCTGACGGCCGGACATCCGTATCCATTCCCGTTGGGCATTAAACATTGGGCAACGCTGCGCATGCCGGGGTTCATCGATGCGGTGCTGCTGACGGAGCACGACCCGTACGAGCGCGAGTATTTCGATATTGTCAAGGGAGCGCTCCTCGTGCATACGCCTTTCGTCGATACGATAGCGCTCGGCGCGCTGACACTATCGTTCGGGCAGGGCCTTATATTTTCGACCGGGCGGAATTCGGGCAAGAACGTTTCCGATGTCATTGCGTTCAAGAGCGGTACGCGTATCGCTATCGACCGCGGGGCAAGCGAGCAATGGCTTCTCGGCGCGGCGCTTGAGCATCGGTTCTCGCCGGTGACGATATCCGCTTTCGGCGGCTTGATGCGGTATGACGCCTCGATGTATTCCGGGTATTACGGTTCCACCAACAGCTATGTCGAGTCCATCGATGACTATCCGCCCGCACATGCCGATGACGTCTCGCTCGCGAGAAAAACGACACTGCATGAATACATCGTCGGCGTCAATGCCGATGTGCATATCGGGCCGCATCGCTTTGGGATGACCGGCATGTTCGGCGCATTCAATTATCCGATAAAGCCGCCCGCTCTGCCCGATAATAGGTTCGATCTTACCGGACAGCAGTACGGCGTGGGCGGTGTGCATTGGGATATCGTTCTCGGGCAGGCGATATGCTTCGGCGAGATTGCCGTTCCGATAATACCGAATACATCCCCCGCTGAATATATACCGGGGGCGACGGTGCCGTATACGGCCGATATCGGCGGCATCGCGAGTGTCATACTTTCACCGACGCGATCGCTTTCCTGGCAGTTTTCGGCTCGGTACTACGGGGACCGTATGCCGCGCTTCCATGCCCGTGCTTTTGCCGATGCCGATGCACGCGGTGAGTACGGGGTGTACAACGCTCTTTCGTGGAATGTGTCCCGTCTCTTCGATATCGATCTATTCGTGGACGTATTCCGCCATACGTATCTCCGTTACGGGGAAACGTCGCCCGGCACCGGCGCTGATGCTGCATGTGCCTTCGCATGGAAACCGCTTGCCGGGATGCGCATCGCCCTCCGCGAAAAAGCAGGTGTGGATGAAAGCCCCGGGAGCTCGAATTCGATATCGATCGATACCGGGAGCGTGCTCGAGACATCGTATGAGAATGCGCTCATCGCCGTCCGTGCGAAAGCGCTCATCAATGGCACGTTCCATCGCGATTCGCTCCTGTCAGGTGCGGGGTATTTTCTGGTCGATGGATCGTTCTTCCCCTGCGATTGCTTCGCCGTCTCGGCGCAGGCGCTGTACTATGACGCGCGAAGCGAGACGCTTTCATTCACCGAGAAGGATATTCCCGGTGAATATGCCTCTTCGACGATAAGCGGCATCGGCTGGCTTGCGCTCGTATCGATACGATTCACATTCTTCGGGACCGTACGCTGGCATATCAAATATCGTATCCGGGTCGATGCAGAGCATCCATTGAACATGGTTACCGATGAGATAGTGAAGACCCAGATATCGATCTCGCTGTAACGGTCAGAAAATGTATCGATGCGCTATCTTTCGCAGACGCTTGTCGCCGAGGACATGGAAGCTTCGCAGTTTACGTATCGTCTCGCTTGAGAACGATGCAAGCGGGAGATGCACGATCTCGATATTGAGCCCGTTCGCGAACGTCTTGATATTCTCCGACGGCGGCGTGGGGGAGAGATAGCCGACATAGCGCTCTTTTGCATAGACGATGCTTGCATAGAGGAGCAGCTCAGCCTCGTTGGCGATGATGTTCTGTGCCTTGAGCAGGGGATAGATGCGCCAGACGTTCTTCACGTTCTGCGGCGGCATTATCGAGGCGTAACCGCCGAAATAGCAGCGCGACATGCCCGGCCCGATGAGCTCGTCCCCCGGTTCGGTCGCGTAGAGTATGAGGTCGCTGTCGTCATGCGCTTCCGAGAGCCAGGCGATGCGCCAGGGATAGTCATCGGCGTTCGTGTCGTCGAAGATGACGGTTATCGGTCCCACGCGCCCGCGTATGCGCGGCACTTCGCGGACATAGACGATGCCGTTATGATAATTGCGTATCGTCTCGCGCATATCGATGCCGTCCTCGATGCTCGCCGTGAACGGGTGAACGCGCGTGCGGGACTCGTTGAGCTTGTCCATGATGCGCGTACGGAGATAGTCCATGTATCGTTCCATGCGTATATCTTCAGGCACATGCGACATGTGGTTCGTGCTTGAGCGCCACACATCCTCCCATTCCCCTTCATACTGCTCGGCGGGGCGTTCGGTCACGGATATGGTCTTTCGCACCGTCCTCCAAAGCGTATCGCGGCGGTTGAGCTTTATCTTTTTTTCGCGGAGATGCCCCTCGAGGGAATCGGTCAATGGGTCTTTGACGATGCGCATCGTGGGATAGGCCTCGTCCTCGTCGTCATGGGGATAGTAGGAGAGCGTCTCCAGGACGTTGAGCGCGAATTCATTGTTCACGAAGCATTTCGCCGCGGTGAGCACATCGATATGGTCGGGGAGGACATGGCGGTCGATGAGGGCAAGGTTCCGGAGATATTTCATCATGCCGGAGAGCTGATTGGACGGCAGGGGCAGCGTATACGCCCGTTTCGCTTCGAAGAATATGCGTTCGATGAGCGCGCGCTTATCGAAGGATGCTTCCTTTCCCGAGCGATAGAGCTCGTAGGCATGGGTGATGAACGGCATTTCACCGAGCACGGTCAGGCGCGAATCCCTGGAGAGATGATGTATCGATATCGGTCCTTCACGCTCATGCTCGGCCTGCGGCGGTATGTTCTCGGCAAGGTGTCGCTTGATGTTCTCCCAATGGGAAAGTCCGCCGACGTAGAGCACGCGCTTGTGCTTCGCCGCCAGCGAAAAAATATTTCCCGCGATGAATCTCTCGCGTTTTTCCGACTCGGCATCAGCGGCATGGAAGGAATGCCGTGCGAGCACTTCGGTATAATAGCGCTCAAGCCCGATGGTCTCAAGGAGGTAATCGTCGGGCATGAGGTAGCGCGAGTTCTCCGGGAAAGCATCGATGTCCTTGTCGATACAGGCGAACGGTATTTCATGCTCTATCGCCAGGCGTATCGCTTCGATAATGGAATCGGCGGGGTCCACCGGGATATAGATCGCTTCCCCATCGGCTTCGCGGAGTATTATCGAGAGGTTCGGGAGCCTGCTCACCGCCTCGCGGAGCGTGTGTATGAACACCGACGGCTGTTCTACGGCGATGATATCCGGCGAGAATACGATAAAAGCTTCGCGTACCGCTTTCGCGAAATACGCGCGTGAGTGGATGGATGGGATGGCGAGTATACCGCCGAAGGTGAGCGGGGAATCGTTCGATATCGGGAATGCCATGGAACGATTATATCTGTTTTACAGGCGGGGGCAAGACGCCGTGCGGGTGGAAATGCATATTGCAAAAATCGTTCTGTTTGCTATAATCGCGTCCTGTGGATGTCGGATGCGCATCGATGTTAAACGATCTCAGGTGGGTACATGCTAGTCATTGATCTCAAGGATTCCATCGAATCGATCACCAGCGCTGTCGCCAGGGATACACAGATAAAATGCGACCTTCTCTCGCTCAATACGTTCGGCAAGAGCAGGCTTCGGGTCGTCATCAACGGCATACTCGAGGGTATGGGGAAAAGCGAGATCGCCGAGGATGTATATGCGTCCATCCTGGAGCTCGCGTTCAATGCGATAAAAGCGAATTATGCGCATGTGATAACACTCGGGCTTCTCAAGCAGAAATTCCCCGACCGTATGGAAAAGATCCTTGCAAAAGGATATTTCGATGATCGCGTTCTCATGAAGACATATCTGTGGTATATCGCTTCGACCGAGGTGCATGATCGTGTCAAGGACGCGCTGCGGTACGAGGCGCAGATATTCCGCGAATTCGAGAAGTCGACCGGGGACGCGCCGATAACCGCCGCGCAGAAGGAAGAGCTCTACAAGAAGCTGCCGATGCTCATGCGCACCATCGATGAGCAGGTGAAGATAACGCTCCGCGCCGCGCATACCGGCGGGAAGCTCGTGTTCGACATTATCAACGATGCACCGATAACCCGTATCGGGCTTGAACGCATACGGCAGAAGCGCGAGAAATTCCGCCAGTACTTCAATGACGACCGTGTCAGCGATTTCTACATCGAGAACCTCGACGAGAGCGAGAGCGCCGGCTTCGGGAGCGCCATGATCGATTCGCGGCTCATTAATATGGGGCTTGACCCGACGAGGCACTTCGTCATCATGGAGCTCAACAATAAGACGTGCGCATCCATTACGCTCACGTTCTGATCGATCATATCGTTACTTCGTGCCCTTTTCGACGATATTCATGACCTTTTCCGCGCGTTCTATGCCTTTGAGCGCAAGTTTATTATACGGGTCGCGCACGAGTATCTTTTTCCATACTGCGATGGCCTCTTTGTACTCCTTCTTCACGTACAGCCGCATGCCTTCCTTGTAGAGGTTCTTGATCTCATCCGTGTACGCATTGACGTCGCGGAACTCACCTTCGATGATGCCGATGTAGCGGATGATATCCTCATTCTTCGGGTCGATGGCGCGCAGTTTCCTGAACATTTCGAGCGCGGCCTCGAGATCGCCCTTGGTGTAGAGGTCGACCGCATCGGAATATTCCTTGATGAGCTTCTCGCGGTTCTTTTCCACAGTGACGATCCTGTCCTCGAGCTGTTTCTTCACCGTTTCGTTCGAGGACGTAATGGCCGCTATCTGCTCCGTGTTCTGACGCGTAAGCTCATCGACCTGCGCCATGGCGTTCGAGCGTATCTGGCTCATCCTGCGGTCGCTTTCGGTGAGGGCATTGGTGAGCGTGGCGGTAAGCATCTCGTTCGAACGGAGCATCTGTTCCATGCGCTTCTGATAGTTCCTGTTCACGGCATCCATCTGCGCGATGGCGTTCGACTGGAGGGTGTGCATGGTGTTGGAAAGCGATGATATCTCCGCGTCCGCCGCGCTGCGTATCTTGGCAAGCTGCTCGCTCGTTTCCTTCTCTTTTGCTGCACGCTCGTCGGCGTAGATGCGGTCCTTCTCATCGACGGCGGTCTTGATCTCGTTGGATATTCTGGTCGCAAGCGAGCGTTCGCGGGCGCGAAGCTGATCATCGCGGCTCTCGCCGAACGTCCAGCTGAGCGAGAAATTATGCGACATGCCGATCGGCCGAACGGAAATGGCGTAATCGAGCTTGATGTCGAAGAAGTTCACACCGGCACCCGCACCGAAGATATGATCGCCGTGATAGAGCTGATACCCCGCGCGGGCCGTGAAATGCGAGAATATGATCATTTCGATGCCGCCGGAAACGGTGAAAAGATCGGGGATGTCGTATGCGATATCGACGGGCACACGCAGCCAGAGCTGCTGCACCAGGGGTATCTCGATAAGCCCGCCGGCGCGAACGCCGAATATATCCTCTTCCTGCCCCGTATCCAGTTTGCGCGCCGTCGTGATGACGAGATTATGCAGGTTGAGACCGAGCTGCCAGCGCAGGGATGACGGCATCCCGTTCCCGCCGCGTTTGAATTCATCGAGTGCGAACAACGCCCCGATATCCATGTTGAACGTGGTGGCGGCCGACGCACCGATGGCGATGATATCGACCTTAAAGACGGTACCGACGGAGAGCATCCGGAAGAACGGTACCTGTATGCCGTAACCGATCAATGCCTTGAATTTGAGGAAGTTCAGTGTCCCGGTGCCTATCGTATTCGCGTCGAACCCGGTGAACGGAACAACGAGCGAGAAGAGCCCTGCCCCGATGGTCCCGAAATCAACGGTCGGGAAAATATATCCCGTATAGCCGTAGAACGTGTCTTGGTAGAGCGGGTTATATGACGCGATGATCTCCTGTCTGCCGAGGACACCGAGACCGGCAGGATTGTAGAACAGTGTCGATGCATCGTCAGCAAGCGCAGTGCCGCTGCCGCCGAGGGAGAGCGAGCGC
This genomic window contains:
- a CDS encoding conjugal transfer protein TraB, giving the protein MAFPISNDSPLTFGGILAIPSIHSRAYFAKAVREAFIVFSPDIIAVEQPSVFIHTLREAVSRLPNLSIILREADGEAIYIPVDPADSIIEAIRLAIEHEIPFACIDKDIDAFPENSRYLMPDDYLLETIGLERYYTEVLARHSFHAADAESEKRERFIAGNIFSLAAKHKRVLYVGGLSHWENIKRHLAENIPPQAEHEREGPISIHHLSRDSRLTVLGEMPFITHAYELYRSGKEASFDKRALIERIFFEAKRAYTLPLPSNQLSGMMKYLRNLALIDRHVLPDHIDVLTAAKCFVNNEFALNVLETLSYYPHDDEDEAYPTMRIVKDPLTDSLEGHLREKKIKLNRRDTLWRTVRKTISVTERPAEQYEGEWEDVWRSSTNHMSHVPEDIRMERYMDYLRTRIMDKLNESRTRVHPFTASIEDGIDMRETIRNYHNGIVYVREVPRIRGRVGPITVIFDDTNADDYPWRIAWLSEAHDDSDLILYATEPGDELIGPGMSRCYFGGYASIMPPQNVKNVWRIYPLLKAQNIIANEAELLLYASIVYAKERYVGYLSPTPPSENIKTFANGLNIEIVHLPLASFSSETIRKLRSFHVLGDKRLRKIAHRYIF